In Nocardioides conyzicola, one genomic interval encodes:
- a CDS encoding ABC transporter permease has product MSTMTYAVRDSTTMLRRNLKHLVRYPSLTVTIIAMPVVFLLLFVYVFGGTMGAGLPGAGADPRADYLHYITPAILVMTVAAVANSTAILVAKDATEGIIDRFRTLPIARSAPLNGHVLAALAQTVFGVVVVLAIALALGYRGGAGPVGWLGATGTLLLMGLAVTWLCVALGLASGSVEAASNAPMPLILLPFLSSAFVPTDTMPSGLAWFAEHQPFTPIIETLRACLEGRDPGSDAWWAVGWCVAIIAVCCWWATRLFGRVRAG; this is encoded by the coding sequence ATGAGCACCATGACGTACGCCGTGCGCGACTCGACCACCATGCTGCGCCGCAACCTCAAGCACCTGGTCCGCTACCCGTCGCTGACCGTCACGATCATCGCGATGCCGGTGGTCTTCCTGCTGCTGTTCGTCTACGTCTTCGGCGGCACGATGGGGGCGGGCCTGCCCGGCGCCGGCGCCGACCCGCGGGCCGACTACCTCCACTACATCACCCCCGCCATCCTGGTGATGACCGTCGCGGCGGTCGCCAACAGCACCGCGATCCTGGTCGCGAAGGACGCGACCGAGGGGATCATCGACCGGTTCAGGACGTTGCCGATCGCCCGGTCGGCACCGCTCAACGGCCACGTTCTCGCGGCCCTGGCGCAGACCGTCTTCGGCGTGGTCGTGGTCCTCGCGATCGCGCTGGCGCTGGGCTACCGCGGCGGCGCCGGGCCTGTCGGCTGGCTCGGCGCAACCGGCACCCTCCTGCTGATGGGCCTGGCCGTGACCTGGCTGTGCGTGGCGCTCGGCCTGGCCAGCGGCAGCGTCGAGGCCGCCAGCAACGCGCCGATGCCGCTGATCCTGCTGCCGTTCCTCTCCAGCGCCTTCGTCCCGACCGACACGATGCCCTCCGGCCTGGCGTGGTTCGCCGAGCACCAGCCCTTCACGCCGATCATCGAGACGCTCCGCGCGTGCCTCGAGGGCCGCGACCCGGGCTCCGACGCCTGGTGGGCGGTCGGCTGGTGCGTCGCGATCATCGCGGTCTGCTGCTGGTGGGCAACCCGGCTGTTCGGCAGGGTTCGGGCAGGCTGA
- a CDS encoding ABC transporter ATP-binding protein, with protein MTPRTNAIEVTGIARSYGDQPVLLGLDLTVPTGTVYALLGPNGAGKTTMVRILSTLIAADAGTARVAGHDVAHDADGVRRSIGVTGQFSAIDELLTGRENLRLMADLAHLPKPEARARVDDLLSRFDLTDAAARRAATYSGGMKRRLDLAMTLVGRPRVIFLDEPTTGLDPRSRRELWSIVRELLADGVTIFLTTQYLEEADQLADTVGLLDGGRLVAEGTPAELKAQAGGETLDDVFLKLTGLETL; from the coding sequence ATGACCCCACGAACGAACGCCATCGAGGTCACCGGGATCGCCAGGTCGTACGGCGACCAGCCGGTCCTGCTCGGCCTCGACCTCACCGTCCCGACCGGGACCGTCTACGCCCTGCTCGGGCCCAACGGTGCCGGCAAGACCACCATGGTCCGCATCCTCTCGACCCTGATCGCCGCCGACGCGGGCACCGCGCGGGTGGCCGGGCACGACGTCGCCCACGATGCCGACGGCGTACGCCGGTCCATCGGCGTCACCGGGCAGTTCTCCGCCATCGACGAGCTCCTGACGGGTCGCGAGAACCTCCGGCTGATGGCCGACCTGGCCCACCTGCCGAAGCCCGAGGCGCGGGCGAGGGTCGACGACCTGCTGTCGCGCTTCGACCTGACTGATGCCGCCGCCCGCCGCGCCGCGACGTACTCCGGCGGCATGAAGCGCCGTCTCGACCTCGCCATGACGCTGGTCGGCCGGCCGCGGGTGATCTTCCTCGACGAGCCGACGACCGGGCTCGACCCGCGCAGCCGCCGCGAGCTCTGGTCGATCGTCCGCGAGCTGCTCGCCGACGGCGTGACGATCTTCCTCACCACGCAGTACCTCGAGGAGGCCGACCAGCTCGCCGACACCGTCGGGCTCCTCGACGGCGGACGCCTCGTCGCCGAAGGCACGCCCGCCGAGCTCAAGGCCCAGGCGGGCGGCGAGACCCTCGACGACGTGTTCCTCAAGCTGACCGGACTGGAGACCCTCTGA